Genomic segment of Blastocatellia bacterium:
GCATGAACACCACCAAGAACACTCGTTCTCTCTTCATGATTAACCTCCTGAACCCCTGCGGGGAAATCCGAAATCCCAAATCCGAAATTCTAAACGCTTCGGATTAACGATTTCATGCTTGGGATTTCCCTCCAAGAGGGCTTCGGATTTCCCTCCAAGAGGGCTACGATCCACGGACCATAGTCCAAGGTCCACAGACAATGACTGAACAATGGAAATCTGATCGCCGACCGTCGTCTGCGTATCAGCAATGGCGCCAACAGGCAGCTCAATGACGCTTTCGGCCGATTTCACTGGAAGCACAAGTCGGCCCGGCCGCAGATGCTCAACAACCTTGACGACCCGGCCTTGCCGGTCCAAAAACACAACATCAATGGGGAATCGCATGCCGAACATGTGAATGCTATTGCACGGCTTGATCCACAATCCTCGCGACGCTGATAGACCAGACCGCCCCAGCAGGCCGCGCATGCGCGCGAAGAACGTATGAGCCAGCTCCAATTGCATGGCCAGCCAACAGCCTTTTGTCTGATTGTACGCTCCCAGAGTCACGCTCATCGCCCCTGCGGCCTCTGCGGGGAAATCCGTGATCCGTGATTCGTGATCCGTGAT
This window contains:
- a CDS encoding DUF192 domain-containing protein, which codes for MSVTLGAYNQTKGCWLAMQLELAHTFFARMRGLLGRSGLSASRGLWIKPCNSIHMFGMRFPIDVVFLDRQGRVVKVVEHLRPGRLVLPVKSAESVIELPVGAIADTQTTVGDQISIVQSLSVDLGLWSVDRSPLGGKSEALLEGNPKHEIVNPKRLEFRIWDFGFPRRGSGG